The genomic stretch CGACCCAGTGCCCCGGTCCTCGACCGGGCCGGGCGTAACTGCGCAAGCCGGCGAGGGTGAGGTCGTAGCCCAAGTCGCCGTCTCGACGGTGCAGAACGTAGGCGCTCATTCGCCATTGCTCCGTACGCCACCACGTCGCGGACAACGAGGAGAGGCGCGTGTCTTCGAGCGAGTTTGCCGCAGCGACGATCCGGCGGCCGAGGGCGAACCCGGCGTCCAACTCGAGCGGCCCACGCCGATGGATCACGCGAATGCCGTCGAGCACCTCGTCGTAGATCCATTCGCGATCGTCTTCGAAGTCCTGTCGCCCGATGCCGACGAAGAGATCCGGTCGGAGGCGGAGCCACATCGATGCGCGCGCCAAGTCCAGTTTCGCGTCGACGGTATCCACTCCTCCCTGACGCGACGTCTCGCGTCGATCGTAGGCGAGTTCCGCGAATGCCTGGCCGCGTCGATCGGGCAATGTCCAGAGGGCCGCGAGTTTGGCGCGCAGGTCGAGACGGTTGCGATCCCGTCGGCGATCGCGCTCGAGATCGAAGTCTTTCTCGTCTTCGAAGCCGGCGAACAACTGACCGCCGACTCGGATCGAATCCGTCGCCCAGAAGCTCAGCGGCATGCCGTTCTGATCGTCGTCGAGCAGCCGCGCGAGCGGATCGAGGGCATGATCGAGCGGTTCGAAGTCCGCACCACGGCGATACGCCAGCTCGACGCCGCCGACTTGCACGGCGCGATTGCGGACGTCGACGCTCTCGACGAAACCGACGACTTCGAACGAGTCGCGAGGTGCGATACTGCGGATCACGCGGGCGTGCAGTCGGCCGTCGGCCCTGCGCCGCGCTTTGACTTCGACCCATTCGCCTTCGGTGAGGATGAAGGGCTCGACGGCGACCCGCTGTTCGTTCTCGAACGTGGTCCTCGCGGTGACTTCGAGGACGAGGTCGAGCAGATGCAGCGATTCCGCGTTCGTGCCTGGAGCGACCGGAGCGGTAATCTCGAACTTGTCGGGAGTGTCGCTCTCGTCGTTCCGCCGTTCCTCCAACTTTCGGACGACGGCGGTCCGATCGTCGAAGGAACCCTTTGCTTCGACCCATCGGCCCACGGCGGAATCGCCGATCGGATGTTCCGATCGGACCGGGGTGACGTAAAGTGGGAGAGCGAGGGCGAACAAGGCGCCCAGCCGTGCGCGTAGATGCCACACGGGGCGCCGAGGAAATCCGGCGAGACGCGACGAGTGCCGTGTCGCCGCGGACTGGTGAATGGGCCCGGACCGTTCGGCCGGCGAGTGTATCGGAGTTTCGGTTGCGTGCATGGGAGTTCGGCTCTTGCGACTGCCTCAATGCGCGCTGCCCGACCGAAAAATACACGACCGTGCGAATTGTGACGTTTTCGTGCGGATCGTGTGCCGGGCGATGGCGGATGCGTGCTTCGGTATCCGCGTTTCCACGACACACGAGTCGCGCGTAGAGCCTGGGCGAGAACTCCCGAGGCATGTCGCGGCGACTGGTCCGCGCCATCGGCCCCGACGCCACCCCTGGTCCGGAGTGTTGCCGCCCGGCGAGCGACACGGTTCTGGACGGGCTTCGAAACGAAAAGCGGGAGGATCTGCTCGACGGGATCCTTCGACCGCCGCGAGCAAGACCCTCCCGCAGGGAGGAACTCGGAATGCGTGATTAGGTGCGACGACCGGCGCGCCGAGAGGTGCGCGATCGGGTCAACGAGCGACGCCGAGGTCGCGTTCAGCCGCGACGACGGCGCTGCGACTCTCTGTCGTCGTCATCGTCATCATCATCGTCGTCGTCATCATCGTCGTCATCATCGTCGTCGTCATCGTCGTCGTCGCCTTTGTCGTCTCGGGGCGATCCTGAGCGAGCGGCCGCCATGAGCTGGAGGCTGGTTACGGGGTCGATGCGACCTGCACCGAGGGCGCCCGGCCACTCCGGATTTCGAGGGCCGATGTCGACGGCGGTCGCCAGCATGAAGGCGACGATCTCGTCGCCCGAGAGCTCGGGGCGAAACGCACGCAGGAGGGCGGCGTGGCCCGCGGCGAACGGAGTGGCCATGGAGGTGCCGCTCCAGATCGCGTAGGCATTGTTTGGATACGTGCTGAAGACGTTCTCGCCCGGAGCGGCAAGGGCGACGGTCGTGCCCCAGTTGCTGAAGGAGGATTTGCGGTCCAGGTGATCGACGGACGCGACGCCCACGACGTCGTCGGCGTTCGCGGGATAAAACGGGACGTCGGAAGCGGTGTTGCCGACTGCGGCGACGACGACGACGCCTGCGTCGACGGCGCGTTCGATCGCGTCTTCGAGCGAGTCGGAGATCGTGCGGAGTCCGAGACTCAGGTTGATGACTCCGGCACCTTGACGGACCGCGAAATCGACGGCTTCCGCGAGGAGGAAGACGTCGCCGCGCCCTTCGGAGTCGAGCGCGCGTACGGGGAGGATTCGGGCATCGGGAGCTGCGAGCAGGATGATGCCGGAGACGTGGGTGCCGTGTCCGCGGACTTCGTCGAGGATGCCGTTGGCGTTGCGGTCGAGGCCCATGGCGTCGTCGCCGGGCACGAGATCGTCGTCGATGAAGTCGTAGCCGTAAGGGAGGACCCGGTCTCGTAGGGCCGGATGGTCGTGATCGACGCCGGTATCGATCACGGCGACGATGACGCCCGCACCGGTGCTGGAGCGGTGAGCCTCGGAGAGGCGCAAGCGGCGTGCGGAGGACTGGTAGGCGAGGATGCTTCGGTCGCCGCCGAGAGTCGGGAGGGTGCTGGGCCAAGCCCAGATGACGTGACGTGTGGATTCCGGGATGGAGGCGATGTAGTTGGGTTCCGCATACAGGATGCGCGGATCGTCCTCCATGGCTTCGGCGATCATGGGCACGTCGGCCTCGTCGGCGGTGCGGACGAGGTAGATGCCGGCGGAAGCGAGGATGGTGGAGAGGGTGGTGGTGGCGTAGTGTGCGTGGATGTCCGCGATGGTGGCGCCCGAAGCGGGGTCGAGTTTGACCACGATCTCGTTCGAGACGAACTCGGGATCGTCGTCGTCGTCGTCGTCGGCGGCGGCGGCGGCGGCGGCGCGGATGACCGGAGCGAGCGCCAACCCGGCGATGAGTAGGAGCAGGAGTTTGGTGTGGCGAGTTTTCATGGTGGTTCCCGATCGGGGGCGAGTGGTCATCGTTTTCCGCAGATGAAGAAAGCGGCCCAGTGCCACGGATGCGGCAGGTGGGAGCGAATGCCGAGTTGCGCTTCGCGCAAGGAGGCCGTGCGGCTTTGGCCGGCTGCGATGCCGGCGTAGAGGGCGTCCATGAGACGGGCGGTCGTAGCGTCCTCGACGCGCCATCCGCTCACGACGACAGTGGCGGCTCCGGCGAGGAGGGCGGCGCGGGCGAGGCCGATCAATTCGTCGCCTCCGGTGACACGGCTTCTTCCCGATTCGCAGGCACTGAGGGTGACGAAGGCGTCTTCGAGATCGAGGGTGAGGAGATCGGCAGCGGTGAGCCAGCCGTCGGCGAGCTCCAAGGCGGAGTAGAGAGGATTGTCGTCGCGGAACGTCCCATGGCAGGCGAAGTGGACGATGTCGCGTCGTTGGGATTGGAGCCGGACGTTGGAGAGTTCGGCGGATTGATCGAGGAGGACGCGCGCGTGCGGGAAGCGTTTCCGGAGGGCCTCGATTTCGGCGGTGATGGAGGGCAGGTGAGGTGTGCTGCAGCCGACGAGTGTGGCCTCGTCGAGGGCTCGGGAGGGGCGGGCGGCGTGGAGAGCGAGAACAGTGGCGCTCGGGGCGTAGGAGATCTCGTAGTCGTCGACGAGGTAACGGTCGTCGGAGTCGCAGAAGGCGTGGAAGGGAAGGCGGTGAAGGATGCCGTGCGGAACGATTGCGAGACGTGCCGGGCTGTGGAGGGTTCCGGGTGGGAGGAGGTGTCGAAGAGGTTGGATGAGAAGGGCGTGCAACTCGCGCAGGACGCGTCGGCAGGAGGCGGCGAGGCTTGCTTCGTGGCGAACCGTGACGGGGTCGCGCATCTGGCAACGCTCTAGTTGGACGACGAGGCGAGCGGCGAGTTCGGCGACGGCGGCGGTGGTACCGAGGTGCCGGACGGTCCGGACGCCGTCGCGGTCGAAGACGAAGGCGAGGATTTCCTGGCCGGCGGTGAAGTACTCGACGACGGTGAGGTCGGTGGGGAGCAGAGTGCGGATCTGTTGCCAAGAAAGAGGTGTCGCCGAGTCCGTCGTGGATTCGCGGCCCGGGTGGAGGAGGGGAAGGCGTTGCAGGTCGGCCTCGAGCGCGCGGGCGTGAGCTTGAAGCGTTTCTCGTGCGGCCGGCGTCGTGTTCTCTTCGCCGAGCAGGCGACCATAGACGGCGTTGAGTTCGGCTCGAAGGGATGAGCCGCGATGCGACTCGAAGGGCTCGGACGAAGCCGAGTCGACGAGGCCGCAGAGGCGGTCGGCGAGGGAACGCGACTTGGCGCGTTCGGCGACGGCGAGGGCGGCGGCGGGTTCCTCGAGTTCGATGAGGAGGGTGGTGAGCTCTTGGTAGGCGTCGTCCTTGTCGCCCATGAAGGACACTCGAAGGGTCTCGTGAACGATGCCACCGCGCAGGCGCTCGAGTTGTGCGATGGCGTTCTCGAAGTCTCTGCGCGCTTCCCCGAAGCGGAGTTGCGCGCGTCTGAGTCGGCCGGTCTGGAGGTTGGAGCGAAAGAGCAGCTGGGGCAGGGCGGCGCGCGAGGCGAGAATGCCCGCTTCGAGGAGGTGGGGCTCGGCCTTGGCGATGTCGGGCCAGAGTGTTTCGGCGATGCGTAGGTGGGCGAATGCCTGGTGCGCCGGCAGGTCGGCATGCGCGACGAGGGCGAGGGCGCGGTTTGCCTCGGCGGCCGCGAGGACGCGGTTGCCGGTGGCGAGAAGGATACCGGCGGTTTCCAAGAGCACGCCCGATACGGAGACGGCGTTGTCCAAGGTGCTGAACAAGTCGGCGGCTTCGGCGAGTGTGCGTGTGGCGAGTTCATGGTCGCCACACGCGGCGGCGAGGGCACCGGCCCCCCAGAGCGCCCACGCGAGATGTGGGCGCGCGCCGATCGAGCGCAGGCGCAAGACCGATTCTTCGTAGGCGAGGCGGGCTTCGTCGTGGAGGTTGAGAGCGAGGTAGAGATCGGCGGTTTCGCGAAGGACGATGGCTTCGTCGGTGGCGACGTGTCCGGCGAGGAGAGGGCGGGCTTCGGCGAAGGTGGCGAGTGCGCGTTGATATTCGCCGAGGAGGGTGTAGGCCCGCGCGATGTTGGCGAGGGCTTGGCCTCGCTTCACGGGGTTGTCCGATTCTGCGGCGGCGCGTGCGGTCTCTCTGAAGGCGAGAACGGCTTCGTGGACGCGCCCGATTTCGAGCAGGACGAGGCCGCGGTTGTTGGCGACGGCTGGTAGGTGTTCGAGCGCGCCGATGTGCCGAAAGATGGTTTCGGCGGCGGCGAAGGCAGCAAGAGCGGAGCTGTGGGCGGACATGTGCCAATGGCACGAGCCGGTGTTGAGCCAAGCGAGGGCGGCGAGGAGTTGGTCGTCGCGAGAAGGCGTGGGCAGGGCGGCGACGGCTTCGACCACTTCGTTGGCGGCGGAGAGTGCTTCGGCGTATCGCCCGAGCTCGGCGAGGACGTTGACGCGACCGATGTTGGTGCGGAGGACGTCGCGGCTGCATCCGAGTGCGGCGAAGGTGTCGCGCGCGGCATGGATGAGGTGGAGCGCGTGTTCGAATCGGCCATTGATGGCGAACGCTTGGGCCGCGGCGTAGCGGGAGCGGGCCGCGAGTTCTCGGAGGCCGGATGTGTCGGCGACGTCGGCGATGGCGGAAAGAAGCTCGGAGGCCTTCGCGGCGTCGACGGGACAGAGGGGGGCCGTCGCGGCGAGCAGTGCGTGGAGTCGCTCCGCGAGAGGTTGCAGGTTCGTCAGCCAGGAGATGCGGGACGCGCGATCGGGGAGGGCTTCGAATGTCGCGAGCAGCGTGGCCTCGGTGTCGTCGACGTCGATTCGAGACACGGTCATGGCTCGATGGCGAAGGAGACGCACTGGACCTCGCAATCGGGAGTGGCGACGACGAGCGTGTAGCGTCCCGAGGGGACGCTGGTGAGTCGAAACTCTCCGTGCTCGTCGACGACCGAAATGGCCCACTCGCGCTCGTCGTGGAGCAATTGTGCGGATGCGTTCGACGGGAAGGCGTCGCTTGCGCGCGCATACACTTGGCCGTGAAGGTCGAAGCGGCGATCGGGGCGCGAGAGGGCGTTGACGATGATGTCGAAACGCTCGGATCCGAAGGTGTAGTGCCGCACCGGCCGCTGGAACGAGGCCGAGCGCAGTCCTGCGGCGGCGGGCGCGATGGTGACTTCGGAGATCAGTTCCGCGAGGATGCGGCCGAATCTCCGACCGAGGGTCTCGGTTTCTGGGGCCGGCCTTTCGGCCCGGCGTGGAACAGGCGTGAATACGGCACGGAGGCGGCCCTCGAGTGCGTCGGGCAAGGGGTGCAACGGGGCGACGCGCGCCTGCTCCAGAAATGCACCGATCCACGCGAGGGTGTCGCGGGTGGTGGGATCGGCGTCCGTAAGGCTCGCCTCGATACGAGATCGATCGGCTTCCGGTAGCCGGCCTTCCGCGTAGTCGAGGAGTTCCTGAAATGTCGGCGCGATCATGATCGGTGGTAGTTGGGGTTGTTTTCCAATGCGTGGACCCCGGCCGAAAAATACACGGATGTGGAAATCATACGGATTCGCGTTTGTCGCCGGCACGTTCGCCTTGCTCGAGCAGCCCGCGCAGCTTCTGCAGACATCGGGCGCGCGTGGGTCCTATGCTGCCGACGGGAATTCCGATTCGAATCGCGACTTCGTGGTAACTCTCGACCGCGGGCTGGAGGTAGAGGCTCGTGAGGAGATCGCGGCACCGTGCGTCGATCAAGCCAAGTCCGTGGTGGAGCCATTCGAGTAACTCCCATGAGCCCACGGGGTCGTGGTTCCCGAGGCCGAGCGCTTCGGCTCGGTGCGCCAATGCTTCGGCATCGTGCGGTGTTTCCCGTAGATTTCGTCCGTAAACTCTCCAACTGTGTCGCCGAGCCACGGTGGCGAGCCACTGGCCGATGCGGCTGTCGGGTCGCAGGCGATCGAGGCTCTCGTGGAAGAGTCGAAAGGTGACCTGTGTGATGTCGGCGGCGTCCGATTCGGACAAACCGCACGACCGGGCAACCGAGTAAACGAGTCGTCCGTAGCGCCGCACGAGTTCGTTCCAAGACTCTTCTCGGCCTTCCCGGCACTCCTGGAGGAGGCGTTCGTCTTCGGTGTTGGATGAATCCGGGCTTGAGCAGGACATGTAGAAGGTAGCGACGGGAGGCGGCGTGAATGGCGAGACCAACGAACGTTGCTGAAACGGGATCGAAGACGAGCGGAACTCCGGCCGGAATCACTGTGGCGTGCGACCCGCCCCGCAAGCGCGATGAGTTGCGCTGCCCCGGTGATTTGTTCCTCTCGTCCCATGCCTTCTCGCAGTTTCCGGTCCGTCTTCGCCCGAGGGTTGTTGCCTGTGATCGCCGCTCTGTCGTCGCTCGCGGGCGGTGGGTGCGAGCGGAGGGATTCCGGTGCCGCGCCGGACACGTTCGTCTTCGCGCGCGGGAGCGATGCGCAGAAGCTCGATCCGGCGGATGTCGACGACGGCGAGTCGGTCAACACGCTCACGCAGATCTGCGAGGGGTTGGTGCGCTTCAAGAGCGGTACGTTGGAGATCGAGCCGTGCTTGGCGGAGAGTTGGGAAATCTCCGAAGACGGCTTGCGCTACACCTTCCGGCTGCGTTCGGGCGTCGTCTTCCACGACGGCACACCGCTCGACGCGGAAGCGGCCGCGTGGTCTTTCCGGCGACAGATGGACCCGGCGCACCCCGGGCATCTGCCCGACGCGAGTTTCCAGTATTGGAACTACCTCTACCAGGACATCGTGGAGGTGCGGGTGGTGGACGACGCGACCTTGGAGTTCCGCCTCGCCCAGCCCAACGCGACGATCCTGGCGTCGCTGGCGGTCTTTCCGGCGTTTCTCGTCAGTCCGAACGCGTTGGCGACGCACGGCGAAGCCTTCGCGCGCCATCCGGTCGGCACGGGGCCTTACCGCTTCACCCGTTGGACGCCGAACCAGACCATCACGCTGGAGGCGAATCCGAACTACTGGGACCGGGCGCGACCACCCGGCTTTTCCCGACTCGTGCTGAAGGTCGTACCCGAAAACTCGGTACGGTTGCTCGAGTTGCGCGCGGGTCGCGTGCACGGGCTGGACGGCGTGTCTCCGGCGGAGCTGGCGGCGTTGGAGCGCGACGAGCGTTTCGTCGTGCACCGCGAGAGCGGGTTGAACGTCGGGTACCTCGTGTGGAACCAGAAGCGGGAGCGTTGGCGCGAGCCGGAAGCGAGGTTGGCGGTCGCGCTCGCGATCGACCGCGAACGGCTCGCGGCGCTGGCGCTGGAGGGTGCGGGACGGGCGGCGGCGTGCCCGTTGCCACCGGGATTCCTCGGGTATCCGGAAAATCCCGACGCAGTGCCGTACGATCCGGTACGGGCGGCGGATCTGGTGGCCCGGCACGCCGCGCTCTTCGCGGAGCCGGTGCGACTCCAGGTGATGACGGCCCCACGACCGTTCCTGCCCGATCCGGTGAAGGCGGCCTCCTTCGTGCGCGCGCAGCTCGAGGCGGTGGGCATTCCGACGGAGATCGTGGCACGCGATTTCAAGAGCCACCTCGACAGCCTGCGCAACTTCGACTTCGACGCGGCGATCATCGGCTGGATCGGCGACAACGGGGATCCGGACAACTTCCTGAGCACCTTCTTCGCGAGTTGGGCGACCGAGCCCGGCAGCGCGAGCAACTACTCGGACTACCGCAGCGAGGAGATGGATGCGCTGCTCCGGGCGGGGCGTCGCACGACCGATCCGGCGGAGCGCGCACGCATCTACGAGGACGCGGTCGCGTTGGCGCGGCGAGACCTGCCGATCCTGCCGCTGGTGCACGGCGACAACGTGGCGGTCATGCGTCGCGAGGTATCCGGATTCCGGGTACAGATGACGGGCGACGTGCGTCTGGGACCGATCGGTTGGGGATCCACGGGAGAGACGAACGTCGAAAACCCGTGAAAAGTCCGGGACGGACCGGGTGTT from Opitutales bacterium ASA1 encodes the following:
- a CDS encoding CHAT domain-containing protein, yielding MTVSRIDVDDTEATLLATFEALPDRASRISWLTNLQPLAERLHALLAATAPLCPVDAAKASELLSAIADVADTSGLRELAARSRYAAAQAFAINGRFEHALHLIHAARDTFAALGCSRDVLRTNIGRVNVLAELGRYAEALSAANEVVEAVAALPTPSRDDQLLAALAWLNTGSCHWHMSAHSSALAAFAAAETIFRHIGALEHLPAVANNRGLVLLEIGRVHEAVLAFRETARAAAESDNPVKRGQALANIARAYTLLGEYQRALATFAEARPLLAGHVATDEAIVLRETADLYLALNLHDEARLAYEESVLRLRSIGARPHLAWALWGAGALAAACGDHELATRTLAEAADLFSTLDNAVSVSGVLLETAGILLATGNRVLAAAEANRALALVAHADLPAHQAFAHLRIAETLWPDIAKAEPHLLEAGILASRAALPQLLFRSNLQTGRLRRAQLRFGEARRDFENAIAQLERLRGGIVHETLRVSFMGDKDDAYQELTTLLIELEEPAAALAVAERAKSRSLADRLCGLVDSASSEPFESHRGSSLRAELNAVYGRLLGEENTTPAARETLQAHARALEADLQRLPLLHPGRESTTDSATPLSWQQIRTLLPTDLTVVEYFTAGQEILAFVFDRDGVRTVRHLGTTAAVAELAARLVVQLERCQMRDPVTVRHEASLAASCRRVLRELHALLIQPLRHLLPPGTLHSPARLAIVPHGILHRLPFHAFCDSDDRYLVDDYEISYAPSATVLALHAARPSRALDEATLVGCSTPHLPSITAEIEALRKRFPHARVLLDQSAELSNVRLQSQRRDIVHFACHGTFRDDNPLYSALELADGWLTAADLLTLDLEDAFVTLSACESGRSRVTGGDELIGLARAALLAGAATVVVSGWRVEDATTARLMDALYAGIAAGQSRTASLREAQLGIRSHLPHPWHWAAFFICGKR
- a CDS encoding ABC transporter substrate-binding protein, with the protein product MIAALSSLAGGGCERRDSGAAPDTFVFARGSDAQKLDPADVDDGESVNTLTQICEGLVRFKSGTLEIEPCLAESWEISEDGLRYTFRLRSGVVFHDGTPLDAEAAAWSFRRQMDPAHPGHLPDASFQYWNYLYQDIVEVRVVDDATLEFRLAQPNATILASLAVFPAFLVSPNALATHGEAFARHPVGTGPYRFTRWTPNQTITLEANPNYWDRARPPGFSRLVLKVVPENSVRLLELRAGRVHGLDGVSPAELAALERDERFVVHRESGLNVGYLVWNQKRERWREPEARLAVALAIDRERLAALALEGAGRAAACPLPPGFLGYPENPDAVPYDPVRAADLVARHAALFAEPVRLQVMTAPRPFLPDPVKAASFVRAQLEAVGIPTEIVARDFKSHLDSLRNFDFDAAIIGWIGDNGDPDNFLSTFFASWATEPGSASNYSDYRSEEMDALLRAGRRTTDPAERARIYEDAVALARRDLPILPLVHGDNVAVMRREVSGFRVQMTGDVRLGPIGWGSTGETNVENP